The proteins below come from a single Octopus sinensis linkage group LG10, ASM634580v1, whole genome shotgun sequence genomic window:
- the LOC115216161 gene encoding uncharacterized protein LOC115216161 encodes MSDSDIMSKVKLHHSKCANSVKNVVAPYFDGNLISDIGDRKLSLLLDESNDISINKLLGIVIIYYSDTHKKVVQTYLSMVPLETCDADGILDALKTELVKKKLDIKNLLGIETENARVMTGVNNGVFQKLKEVPSLILFRCVCHSLQLAVSHTCAECLPINLEFLVSETYKWFSHSSTRQSAYKQLYFAINDKEPLKIVNSCTTRWLSTEPAVNRILSQWFELHSFPNYNYKRKMLYSINVT; translated from the coding sequence ATGTCTGATAGTGATATTATGTCCAAAGTGAAGTTGCATCATTCAAAATGTGCAAATAGTGTGAAAAATGTTGTAGCTCCGtattttgatggaaatttgaTTTCTGATATAGGAGATAGAAAACTTAGCCTGTTATTAGATGAATCCAATGATATATCGATAAACAAGCTGTTAGGAATTGTTATCATATATTATAGTGACACTCACAAAAAAGTGGTACAAACATATCTCAGTATGGTACCTTTAGaaacatgtgatgcagatggcatTTTAGATGCCTTAAAAACTGaattagtgaaaaaaaaattagatataaaaaatttaCTGGGTATAGAAACTGAGAATGCTAGAGTAATGACAGGAGTCAACAATGGTGTtttccagaaattaaaagaagttccATCATTAATTCTATTTAGATGTGTATGTCATTCTTTACAGTTGGCAGTATCCCACACTTGTGCTGAATGCTTACCCattaatttagaatttttagtatccGAAACCTATAAATGGTTCTCTCATTCTTCAACAAGACAAAGTGCCTACAAACAACTTTACTTTGCTATCAATGATAAAGAACCTTTGAAGATTGTGAATTCTTGTACAACCAGGTGGCTGTCAACAGAACCAGctgtaaatagaattttaagccAATGGTTTGAATTGCACTCATTTCCAAACTacaactacaaaagaaaaatgctttacagcatAAACGTTACATGA